From the genome of Candidatus Cloacimonadota bacterium, one region includes:
- a CDS encoding Rne/Rng family ribonuclease, with protein sequence MNEIILNIHPLEKRLAILEDSRLMELFVETQDKENIVGNIYKGTVKDILPGMGAAFIDIGLDRTAFLHYSDIVTDFFDLTETETKVKEVSAQESSKINELLTKGQEIIVQVQKGPINRKGARLNGQISIPGKYLVLFPNKAKIALSRKISSSAEKQRIKGILNQIKDKNVGLIVRTEAEGISEEDFLIEYQGLYKSWKLVEQKINIAPTPSCIYDENDMASKLIRDYFSSEVDRLVVDDKVFMKDLISELKDVAPDLVSRIELYEEDSPIFDAFGIEREIQKIFHSHIPLPSGGNIAIEQTEAFVAVDVNTGSYTGSKDYNTTIRKTNIEAAIELARQLRLRDLSGMVIVDFIDMGSDAHKAEVFDILKKNLKKDRAKTKAFYFGPLGLVELTRKRTGPGLLNTYSEHCQCCNGTGRVLSREAVAMKIHRSLERAEYYVHNKPITLVIHPVIKKYLEGYPQFFKGIKPRVIVEEDEKISAETYRIFYDDKKKELTIVYSA encoded by the coding sequence ATGAATGAAATTATACTCAATATACATCCCTTGGAGAAGCGATTAGCTATTCTGGAAGATAGTCGTTTGATGGAGTTATTTGTCGAAACGCAGGACAAAGAGAACATAGTAGGCAATATCTATAAAGGTACTGTTAAAGATATTCTTCCCGGTATGGGAGCAGCTTTTATAGATATAGGGCTGGATAGAACCGCTTTTCTTCACTATTCTGATATTGTGACTGACTTTTTTGATTTAACTGAAACCGAAACAAAAGTTAAAGAGGTATCTGCTCAGGAATCATCAAAGATCAATGAACTGTTAACAAAGGGTCAGGAGATAATCGTACAGGTTCAGAAAGGTCCGATAAACCGTAAGGGAGCACGGCTCAATGGTCAGATTTCCATTCCGGGTAAGTATTTGGTGCTCTTTCCTAATAAGGCAAAGATTGCTCTATCCAGAAAGATTAGTTCCTCAGCTGAGAAACAAAGGATCAAAGGTATTTTAAATCAGATAAAGGATAAAAATGTAGGTTTGATAGTTAGAACTGAAGCAGAAGGAATTTCAGAAGAGGATTTTCTGATTGAATATCAAGGATTATATAAGTCCTGGAAACTAGTTGAACAGAAGATAAATATCGCACCAACACCTTCTTGTATTTATGATGAAAATGACATGGCGAGTAAACTTATTCGAGATTATTTTAGCTCTGAAGTTGATAGATTGGTCGTTGATGACAAAGTCTTTATGAAGGACTTGATAAGTGAATTAAAAGATGTGGCTCCGGATTTAGTGAGCAGGATAGAATTATATGAAGAAGACTCGCCAATATTTGATGCCTTTGGCATTGAACGAGAGATTCAGAAGATATTTCACTCTCATATTCCCCTACCGAGTGGAGGGAATATTGCCATCGAGCAGACCGAAGCGTTCGTTGCAGTCGATGTCAATACAGGGAGTTATACCGGCAGTAAAGACTATAATACAACTATAAGAAAGACCAACATCGAAGCAGCTATAGAGCTTGCCAGACAACTCAGATTGCGTGATCTGAGTGGCATGGTGATAGTAGATTTTATTGATATGGGTTCAGATGCTCACAAAGCGGAAGTTTTTGACATTTTAAAAAAGAACCTCAAAAAAGATCGGGCAAAAACTAAGGCCTTTTATTTCGGACCTTTGGGATTGGTTGAGCTAACGAGAAAACGAACAGGACCTGGCTTGTTAAACACTTATTCAGAGCATTGTCAGTGCTGTAATGGTACTGGTAGGGTACTGTCAAGGGAAGCAGTTGCGATGAAGATTCACCGCAGCTTGGAACGGGCAGAGTATTATGTGCACAATAAACCCATAACACTGGTTATACATCCGGTTATCAAGAAATATCTGGAAGGTTATCCCCAGTTCTTCAAGGGAATAAAACCCAGAGTTATTGTGGAGGAGGATGAAAAGATCAGTGCTGAAACTTATCGTATCTTTTACGATGATAAGAAAAAAGAGCTGACAATTGTATATAGTGCTTGA
- a CDS encoding class I fructose-bisphosphate aldolase, which produces MITKIRELLGQEAEYLLEHKCKTVNKENLYLPGPCFIDEVLRLSDRPVNVLRNMQLLFNTGRLAGSGYLSFLPVDQGIEHTAGASFAPNPIYFDPDNIVKLAIEGGCNGVASSVGILGAVARKYAHKIPFIVKLNHNELLTYPNKYDQILFADVDQAFDMGAVAVGATIYFGSEESNRQIQEISEAFSYAHSLGLVTILWAYLRNNEFKKDQDYHLAADLTGQANYLSATIQADIVKQKLPENNGGFRAIKFAKTHKKVYEELTSDHPIDLTRYQVVNCFMGRAGLINSGGASGENDLAQAVRTAVINKRAGGMGLISGRKAFQRPMQQGIELLNAIQDIYLCQEITIA; this is translated from the coding sequence ATGATTACCAAGATCAGAGAATTATTGGGGCAAGAAGCCGAATATTTATTAGAACACAAGTGTAAAACCGTAAATAAAGAAAATCTCTATCTGCCGGGACCTTGTTTTATTGATGAAGTTTTGAGATTATCGGATCGTCCGGTAAATGTACTGCGCAATATGCAACTACTTTTTAATACAGGAAGATTAGCCGGGTCTGGTTATCTCTCCTTTTTACCTGTAGATCAGGGTATCGAGCACACTGCCGGAGCTTCTTTTGCTCCTAATCCAATATATTTTGATCCCGACAATATAGTGAAACTCGCTATTGAAGGAGGCTGCAACGGAGTAGCTTCTTCTGTTGGAATTTTAGGAGCAGTAGCCCGCAAATATGCTCATAAGATACCTTTCATCGTTAAATTGAATCATAATGAGCTGCTGACCTATCCCAATAAATACGATCAGATTCTTTTTGCTGATGTGGATCAGGCATTCGATATGGGTGCTGTAGCCGTAGGTGCAACCATTTATTTCGGATCGGAAGAGAGCAACCGACAGATTCAGGAGATATCAGAAGCTTTCTCTTATGCGCATTCTTTAGGGTTAGTCACTATTCTATGGGCTTATCTTCGTAATAACGAGTTTAAGAAAGATCAGGATTATCATTTGGCAGCAGATCTGACGGGTCAGGCAAATTACCTCTCTGCTACTATTCAGGCAGATATAGTCAAACAGAAGCTGCCGGAAAACAACGGGGGATTCAGGGCAATTAAATTTGCTAAAACCCATAAGAAAGTATATGAAGAGCTGACCTCAGATCATCCTATAGATCTAACAAGATATCAGGTTGTGAACTGCTTTATGGGTAGAGCCGGATTGATTAACTCTGGTGGTGCTTCTGGTGAAAATGATCTGGCACAGGCAGTAAGAACAGCCGTTATTAACAAACGTGCCGGTGGAATGGGTTTGATATCCGGCAGGAAAGCTTTTCAACGTCCTATGCAACAAGGTATTGAGCTGTTAAATGCTATTCAGGATATCTATCTTTGTCAGGAAATTACAATAGCATAA
- a CDS encoding phosphoenolpyruvate carboxykinase (ATP): MASMNSYNFYPQLKDMSKIRAIAETLMLNPKVRKVSVAEAYELAMTQPGVSQTSLDIYPPLVEKYKLPKNAKVLNDCHGKIVGRTAKARIFYNRISVDEQRKVEGDLREAVFQLEQHDLIKAEAVLGLDPDLMIKATFITTISDASNVFSWLCNFTPFEVMAEDYSQSKLIDIQDIIIVGFNEWTCNDPFYHSVGGPQLALVDEKHNVIFNMGMRYFGERKKGTLTLAWTSGMRLGMAACHGGIKEIDFTTCEDENNHKLGKRSIAFYGLSGTGKSSHTNSADNGGTLPRGFKKVVLHDDAFQIDLEEKVCRVWEPSLFDKTDNRNINHPDWKYCITVMNHALINYNGQVLPLGMDIRQDNGRAIFDRDLLGAWVNKCSFPKAIAWLMKDNSLPPIIRYSNNDLAVAMGATLMTRRNRAENVTEDELKKLVFEPFANPFRVYELYRDVTAFYNVLELGATCYTFNSAGYWKSSDTDSIPIKLQTSLTLQTAILMSQLKWEDWEILPGAMIPTKESIDKIIPGYYDLYNPATRENMHDYQTIIKDRMNQRKEFIMNSDIKQKPELLEKLISALEPELA; this comes from the coding sequence ATGGCAAGTATGAACAGCTATAATTTCTATCCTCAGTTAAAGGATATGTCGAAGATCAGGGCAATAGCAGAGACACTCATGCTCAATCCCAAGGTACGTAAAGTTTCAGTTGCAGAAGCTTATGAATTAGCTATGACACAACCAGGAGTTTCCCAAACAAGTCTGGATATCTATCCACCATTAGTAGAAAAATACAAACTTCCTAAAAATGCGAAAGTACTTAATGACTGTCATGGCAAAATTGTTGGTAGAACTGCTAAAGCACGAATATTCTATAACCGGATCTCTGTTGACGAGCAAAGAAAAGTAGAAGGAGATTTACGAGAAGCGGTATTTCAGTTAGAGCAGCATGATCTTATAAAAGCAGAAGCAGTGCTTGGACTTGATCCCGACTTGATGATCAAAGCAACTTTTATCACTACTATTTCTGATGCCTCTAATGTCTTTAGTTGGCTCTGCAATTTCACCCCTTTTGAAGTTATGGCTGAAGATTATTCTCAGAGCAAACTGATTGACATACAGGATATTATTATTGTTGGCTTCAATGAATGGACATGCAATGATCCTTTTTATCATAGTGTTGGAGGACCACAGTTAGCACTCGTTGATGAGAAACATAATGTTATATTCAATATGGGAATGCGTTATTTCGGTGAGAGGAAGAAAGGCACACTCACGCTTGCCTGGACTTCTGGAATGCGGCTTGGAATGGCGGCTTGTCATGGCGGCATAAAAGAGATAGATTTTACTACTTGTGAAGACGAAAATAATCACAAGCTTGGGAAACGCTCTATAGCTTTCTACGGACTGTCCGGCACAGGGAAGTCTTCACATACCAATTCTGCCGATAATGGGGGAACACTACCTAGGGGATTTAAGAAAGTCGTACTGCACGATGATGCTTTCCAGATTGATCTGGAAGAAAAAGTTTGCCGGGTCTGGGAACCATCATTATTCGATAAAACTGATAATAGAAATATCAATCATCCCGATTGGAAGTACTGTATTACAGTCATGAACCACGCATTAATAAATTATAATGGACAAGTGCTACCATTGGGAATGGATATCAGACAAGATAACGGAAGAGCAATCTTTGACCGTGATCTGCTTGGAGCTTGGGTTAATAAATGTAGCTTTCCTAAAGCTATCGCTTGGTTGATGAAAGATAATTCTCTGCCCCCAATAATAAGATATAGTAATAACGATCTTGCTGTGGCTATGGGTGCTACTTTGATGACCAGAAGAAACAGGGCAGAAAATGTCACCGAAGATGAGTTGAAAAAACTCGTCTTTGAACCTTTTGCTAACCCTTTCAGGGTGTATGAATTGTATAGAGATGTAACCGCATTTTACAATGTCCTGGAGCTTGGTGCAACCTGCTATACTTTCAATTCCGCCGGTTACTGGAAATCGAGCGATACGGATTCAATACCTATAAAGTTGCAAACATCCTTAACTTTGCAGACTGCAATTCTGATGAGTCAGTTAAAATGGGAAGATTGGGAGATCTTACCCGGGGCTATGATCCCGACGAAAGAATCTATAGATAAGATCATTCCAGGGTACTACGATCTCTATAATCCTGCAACTCGTGAGAATATGCACGATTATCAGACCATCATCAAAGATAGAATGAACCAAAGAAAAGAATTTATTATGAATTCCGATATCAAACAAAAACCGGAGTTGTTGGAGAAGCTAATTTCTGCATTAGAACCGGAATTGGCTTGA
- the rpmA gene encoding 50S ribosomal protein L27: protein MAHKKGVGSSRNGRDSNPQYLGVKIFGGQYVVPGNIIIRQRGTKFHPGKNVGLGKDFTIFSLSEGYVKFETKRSGRKFVSVVSE, encoded by the coding sequence ATGGCACATAAAAAAGGTGTAGGTAGCAGTCGAAACGGAAGAGATAGCAATCCGCAATATCTCGGAGTTAAGATATTTGGCGGACAATATGTAGTTCCTGGTAATATAATAATTCGTCAAAGAGGAACGAAGTTTCATCCCGGCAAGAACGTCGGTTTAGGCAAGGACTTTACGATTTTCAGTCTATCTGAAGGTTATGTTAAATTTGAAACTAAACGATCAGGTAGAAAATTCGTTAGTGTTGTTTCCGAGTAG
- the rplU gene encoding 50S ribosomal protein L21, protein MYAIVNFKGNQYKAEKDKILRVPYLSDKEIGSELEINEIFMLRNDEDIQVGTPLVDNVKVIAEVVAHKRDKKIIVFKKKRRKGYAKKNGHRQDFTEIMIKDIVK, encoded by the coding sequence ATGTACGCCATAGTTAATTTTAAAGGCAATCAATACAAAGCCGAGAAAGATAAAATTCTCAGGGTTCCCTATCTATCTGATAAAGAGATTGGTAGTGAACTGGAGATAAATGAGATTTTTATGCTGCGAAACGATGAGGATATACAGGTAGGAACTCCTCTGGTAGATAATGTTAAAGTTATTGCTGAGGTAGTTGCCCATAAACGTGATAAAAAGATAATCGTTTTCAAGAAAAAGCGTCGAAAGGGATACGCCAAGAAGAACGGTCATCGTCAGGATTTTACCGAAATAATGATCAAAGATATCGTAAAATAA
- a CDS encoding phosphotransferase, with the protein MKSQITYSSDGKSLIKICRSETECANELHVYNLGLDFTPKLLNKIDEKTIEISYIKGNSLKDEIDFDFSKPAEQLAKLHKSTIKEGIVLCHLDNNPRNYLIEKETGKFYLIDFSESGYSLPENDLVNFLLFWAAILPPNRFQNAMQRFLEGYKSPELLDNKRQRSHFSQWINVFDVRRRKYCKNPGTKFAWQIDNRKYLLTNFYTLVRSDKK; encoded by the coding sequence GTGAAGTCTCAGATTACATATTCTTCTGATGGTAAATCATTAATTAAGATCTGCCGATCGGAAACAGAATGTGCTAATGAATTGCACGTTTATAACTTAGGACTGGATTTTACCCCCAAATTACTCAATAAGATAGATGAGAAAACTATCGAGATAAGTTATATCAAGGGGAATTCTCTGAAAGACGAGATAGACTTTGATTTCTCAAAGCCAGCTGAGCAACTGGCAAAGCTGCATAAATCAACGATAAAAGAGGGTATAGTACTCTGTCATCTCGATAATAATCCACGCAATTACTTAATAGAAAAAGAAACAGGTAAGTTCTATCTGATTGATTTTTCGGAGAGCGGATATAGCTTGCCGGAAAATGATCTGGTCAACTTTTTACTCTTCTGGGCTGCAATTTTACCACCTAATCGTTTTCAGAATGCTATGCAGAGGTTTTTAGAGGGGTACAAGTCACCAGAACTTCTTGATAACAAGCGACAGAGATCACATTTTTCTCAGTGGATAAACGTTTTCGATGTGAGACGAAGAAAATATTGTAAAAATCCGGGTACAAAATTCGCTTGGCAGATAGATAATCGTAAATATCTTCTAACTAATTTTTACACTTTAGTAAGGTCAGACAAGAAATAA